DNA from Toxoplasma gondii ME49 chromosome X, whole genome shotgun sequence:
CCAAGAGTAAATGTGTGCGAGCACTGAATACCCATGGGCTTTCTGCGGACCTAGCAGCGATTCTGTCTACGAATGGTTGCGTGTTTCTGCGCAGTTCCGATGTTCACGCTCTTGTACATGCTCGACGAAGCGGTGTATGCGGCCATGACCGTCAAAGTTATCGGCAGACAGTGGTACTGGATCTACGAAGTCGAGTCGCCTGTTGACGACGAGGAGTAGAGAGCACAGGCGGCTTCCTATGCGTTTCCTAAAGGACGGCTGTTCGAGCGTTGAATGGGCAGTTGATGGTCTGCACCCAGAAGCAAAAGGAAACAACTGGATGCCGCAGTTTGCCAGCATCTTTGAGAGGTTTTGGAATCAcagtcgtttttctcgagttcaGCAGCGGCTCTGGGACAGCGACCTCGGTTTTGAGAAGCGCGGGAACAGCACTGCTGTAAACGACGCTCATGTGCTGCGGCGCTGGATGAGCTTGTGAACCCGAGATGAATCGACGTTTCCGTGTACAATTGAGTGTGTGGATGGAAAAATACACTTTGTTGAATACAAATGTGAGTACCGTGAAAATACGACCCAGCGAGCCGGAGATATGTTTCCTCTGGACACGGCACTGCGAAAGTGGTGCGTTTAACCAGGGCTGTCGTCACTTGGAAGAGCAGACACCGCTAGCAGTGGTGAACATAAATATGCGAATTGAAAGAAAGCGGTCTCATGTCCGTTCTATCGAGTCGCCAATCACGCGTGCCAAGAAAGAAGTGACAAAAGGGATTAGTCGGATCCGACTGTGTGGACTACCCGGACTTGAACAAACATTCTGTGTTATTCAGGAAGGGCAGTTTTGTTAAGAGTAAGCGAAAGATGTTTGTCTAACTTTCAACGCCTCAGAGGTACGCCGCGGTGTCTATACACAACGTGTGCACGCAACGAGGGAAAGCCTCTCGTCGAGCCGCACCTGCCCACGTGTATAACAACTTGCACGATTCTCCATGCCAGTCTGTGGGTGGGGACATCGAAATCGCAGCCTTGGGGGACAAAACGAGCAGCTTtagagaaggcgaacaggGAACGTTTTTTTGTGTCGCAGTTGGGCACTTCAGCACCAGACCATTGTTAGAAACAGCgattcaaatgagaactgTCCTAAAATGAAGTGGTCTTAAGTTAAGTCGAATGGTGGTTGTGGCTATCCCGTTGTAAAGAGAGGTGTCTTCACCGTTTTTAGTAGCGGATTTCCGAAGCGAGAGTCGAGGTGGAAGCATACAGGCTGGTTCATAATGAAGGATATCCGGAGTTTCTCTGGTTGTCTCTTCATGAACAGTCGTCCCCTTTTCCCTCGTAGTACGTTCTTCGGAGAAAAATCGGCACGATCATGTTCGTTTTGTTGGCTCTCCAGTCAATACGTCGCAGATCATTTTCTGCTTGACTGTTCACGGAGAGGTGACAGGCTGTGACGCGCCAACatgagaaagcagaaaagctTTGCGTCACGTTGGAAACGAGTGTGTGAATAATTGGCTGTGGTTAGCTTGAGGAGTCTTTTCGAGGGTTATTTTTCCAAAATGATGTGCACAGTGTCATCTATGGAACAAGGAACGGGGCTGTAGCGTTAGCAGGAAGAATCCAGGAGGCAACGACCTCCGTTTTTCTGGTAGAGTATGTGACAGTAGTTTAAAGAACCACTCAGACATACACGCGCCATGTTTGGCAATTAGACGGCAAAAATTTAGTCATGCATCAATGCAGAAAAGTTGAAGGGAGGCGATTGAGGCAGATACGACGGGCTCGAAAGAATATCAAAGGTTCAGATTTAACGGCAGGCGATGCTCAGGAACAAAAGAATTGAATGATACATCTGTGTATCTGAACACGCGGTTGCTCGTTCATTTTCCCGTGCAGTGTATGTACGTGCCTTTGTTAGGAAGGACTTTGGTCTTATCAATGCTCGAATGCCTCACTTTGTCTCTACATCGGCCTCCCTTGCTAGTGTAGAGAAATCATCCCTTTCAGCCCCAAAACAAAAGTATGGTGCTAATCAGCTGTACCCACCGGAATCATGAAACTCCTGCGCGAGGGCAAGCGCGGCGAAAACAGTacttcgacttctgtcgaGTGGGACAGCACAGTGGCATGCAGAAGGTATGTTCTAGTCGCGTCCCCATTCCCAGTGATTCCAGGGGACCGATCTGCCCATAGGAAACGGTTGCTTTTTCATCAGTACCGGCAAAAAAGTCAGGTGACCCCAAAGAACTGTGGTGGTACGGTGCAGAGGTCGCGACATTCGTGTGCGCGGAAATGCTGCTTCGTAGCGGTTTCCAGACGCACCTGGACTTTGCAAAGGAGAACCAGATAACAAACCCGCGCAAGCATTACAGTTGTGTCCGGCGATGAAAATATGAATTTGACGGGGATTTGATTGGAAAAAACGCTGgtggttgcatgcagaaagcTTCGTTCAAGCGTGCAgatttttttttcgctcgcTACGCGAGTTACCCGGGGGGCCagcgcctcgtcctctcgATGCTACGGGAACAGTTAGCTACGTGCCGTTCGAGATCGTTGTACCGAGTAAGATGTAGACGAAGGAGAATCATaagcgtctctttctccgttttctcgatGACAGTTCCGGGAGTTTACGGAGTGTAGGCCTTTTTACCCCACTTTTTGTGCacgctctttttctgtctcccggTGCCACACACCAGCCTCTTTGTTTACCGCTTGAAGGTACGCGCGAGTGTCCCAATTTGCAGGAATGACACTACTGCGAATTCATCAGATCAGTTTTTTATGTTTCCCTGTGGTTTGTTATTTCCGATTTCTCGAGAAAACATGGCATATTCACGTCGTGGGGCACACTCCGTCGCCACGAAGGCGGGAGCTCTGTTGTCGATGCTGGTCCTCACCGGTTTCTGCGTGGTTTTCGTGCGAGCGGGAAACAACGAGTTCCCCGCCACTCAAGTCGCAGACATAACCTGCTCTGCCGAATCGATGGAGCACGCGGTAACGCTTAGTGCCAATGAAACATTCAGCCTCACATGCGCAACACAAGACTGGGAACCCGTTCCGTCCAAGTTCCACGAAGTCATGTGTCCCGGCCAGGGCTGTAATTGCACCGACGCACAGGCAGCTCCTTATGTTGCGTACTTTCCACTAACAAAGTACTGGAAGTGGGTGTCGCCAGAAAACAACAGTGACAAGACACACCAGTGGACAACCCCTGTCGGCAAGTGGCTCAACATGCAAGAGGCCGCGACCTTCAGTGTTGGCTGTCGACATAAGAACAACAACACTCTCTGCTTCGTAGATGTCACAGTAAAGGCTGGCGGTCACGTTCTTGTTCCACCAGTTGCAGCGTCCTTTTTGGCCCTTCTAGCAGCTTCTGCAGTCCAGATCCTGTAAAAAGCCCGCCGTCGCTTCGAGCTCAGGAGCAGACGCAGGATCCAGCATTGCTGTAGTATGTTCACGTGTCGATGAAAGGTACTTCTGCGTCGGCCGAAGGCGGCTGGCAGGGATGTAGTGGAGTCGATCGAGTCTAGGGAAAGTGCGGTGGAATGCCCCGATGTGAGCTACAAAAGCAATTGCTGTCGGAGAATGTAGAGGTGGACCACAGGGACGAGATGAGGGGTTTCCTCGCATAACGGCTGAGAAAAAGGGATTTTCGGTTAGGGACCACCGACGTAGGGAGCAGCCACCGAACGACTGCGACTCTAAATagatgtgtgcatgcgttgcaaCCGTTCTGAATGGTTCTGGTACAGTTATTAAACCAACACCCGGGAGCAGGAAAACCGTCAGTTGATAGAGCACGCAACAGTGCTGTCCTTCATCTGAGTGGAGTCTGGCGAACACTACAACACGGAGTTGAGTCGCGATCCAAGAGGAGTTTTCCGTTTCAAGAGAGGCACACCATCTAGAGGTGTGCCATGTACACCGAAACTTGCTGGATCGCGGTTTCGGTGTCgtcgcagaaaaaaaagtgtGGTTCCTAGTTGCTTCCAGGAGCCACCCGTTTTCGTTGTGTGATGACGGCCCACGTATTCCCACGTATTTTCTCcacccttctctctgtctatgACGCGCTCATTCTCTTGTCATCTAAAGAAGCACGCTCCAGCTCCCTGCGTGATCTCGATGGAGATGCTTTTCAAGAAGTTTGCTTTTCAGTAAGTTTAAACAAAAATAGCAAATCGCTCATCCACCGTTCCACTTGACCAACTACGTGCCTCAAAGCGTGTGCTTGATACTCTTTTTACACAGCTCCGCAGTGACGCAAGTGATCGAGTTGCACATGCGTCCGAAATCATACCAGGGGCCCCTAAAACAAAAAGGTGGACAGCGCCCGTCCTTGTGGTGTTAAAGAGTCTTTTTAAAAGAGTATTCCGGTAGAGGTTTGAAGAAAAACGTAGAGAAGAAAATGTGTACAGGATACAGAAGATCAGCTTCAGACGAGCacctggaaaaaacagaggtCGCGCGTGATCCCACTCATGCAAACACCTGTCTTCTCCCATTCTTGATATTTATTGAgacttctgtttcttcttgcctgCGGAACTACCCGCATTTGCAAAGGAATTTCTTCGAAGCACAGGAGGCTTTGCCAAATGTCTGAAACCTTCATGGCCTGCATAAGTACACCAGCACACCGCAACGTGTCTGTTGCAAAAGAACAGGTGGCAGCGACCCACGGACGTAAAATGATCACGAGAAACAAAAAATAGTGGAGATGGTTAATATATACTTCAGATCTCTTGCAGGTAACGGTGTGTATCCTTGTCCATGAGCCTGTTTCCGAAAAAAACACGCATTCGTCGGATGTTTTTGGAGGTGCATACGGGGATTTCTGTGGGCTGAATAGGAAACCCACCTTCCTTGGAGGAGATGCAGGCTTCCGCAAATTCCAAGAGAGCCCGTGAATTTGTGAATTCGCCTGTTAAAGATTCATACGGGCCCACAAGCATCAACGGAATATCGACTTTCGTTGAATGCACTGGAGGCAAAAAACATTATTTGCCATACAAAAGGGTGTTCTGTTAGTGAATTGCTTTTACTACACAAAGTCAGAAGACAGAATGGCACAAGGGAAGGTTTCTTAAAAGCGGGTCTTCGTTGCAGGAACCGTGAATTCAAGGGCTGTCGCGCTACTTCGTGGTCAGTATACAGCGGAAAACACGAGTTGTATAGCTCCAGTCTGTCTGACTAAAAACAAGCAGACAGCAGAAAGACCTATTAACCTCCGTACGGTCCTTACCTTCGTAAACAGAGTAGATGAATGTATCCTTCGACacatccttcttcttcttcgcctcaggCGTAGGCGCTGAAAACCCGCATACATTTCAAATCCAACACTGTTCGACAGGCTGTCGTACAACATGCTTAAACGGTTATTTCCAAGCGGAAGCCAAGTGCGACGTGCTCATCTCCGCGTCTCATTTTTCTCGTTATCGATAAATTTTGTCCGCCTCCACCACGCCGTACACCTCCTCTAGTTTCGCGACGTTCACATTCCGATGCTGAATGCGCGATGTAATTCTTCCTCATCAAACACAAAGCGCCcacaaaagcagagaaaaatcAAAAGCGACTCACGCGGTGATATGTTTCCGACGCATGCTACTTTCGTTGCATAGAACGATTTCGCTCCGAGGTCGATGCCGGTCACCTGAAAGAATCGAACAGCAAAGATAACCCACAAAAAGAACGAGATTTTCCCTCAAGAATTGGTTGTAAACAAACATTGAAGAAAGCGGGACACCACATTATGCTTATGCAACTTCAGAAGTGAAATGGAACAGGAACTCACCTCGTATTTCCCGGTGTCTACGGTGATAACCTTGAGCTTCCGggtctttcctttcttgccAACACTGCCTGCAATGAccttgtttttcgtctcggGGGTAAAACCTCCTTTTCGTGCGAACATAATGCACCGACTACCCGGCGGGAAGAGGCAGTTCTTGGTGAAGGAAAtgttctgcagagagacccACACAAAATAACAAAAGTGTGATCCATCTACAATGCCACCAAAAAACACGTCCTTTCCCAACACTGCTGACGAACATTCCAAAAGGAATCTAAAGGCAACACCTAGACATCACACTTACATACAcgtacgcatatatatatatatatatatattcccTCTTGTGTGTCTGTAAAATGTCAAAAAGCGGCACAGCACACACTGACTGCATTTGTCTGTCGTTCCGCGTTCGTAATTGTACATTCTGCTCCGTCGATGTCCGAAACAGTAAGGCCCGCAACAACTCACACGTCTACGTGTCTCCGCCGCTCCATCTATCAAGACCCTTGTATCTTCTGTGTCGTTTGTCTGCACTGCTTGGGCTGCTATCTACTAGCCTGTTGATCGAGTTAACTGTTGTTCCGTTAGAGTAGCTTCCGAGTGGTGCCTGAACTCAAAGTGTCTTTTCAAGCAATCCCCCTCATCGAAAAACAACACTAAGTGCGCGGTGCAATCACGCCGGCGTGACACACTCACCTCTTCAACGTTGCGCACTTCGACTTTGGTATTCTTCTGCAAAAAAGATGACAAATTTTCCCAGTTTTTCAGGGCCCATACATTCAGAATTCGCGGAGCCTTTCCGTTGGTGATAACCATCGCCTCGGTGCTGGACGGGATACGGAAACGCTCCGAGAACTTTGCTCCGCTTGGCAGCGAGGCTGCGAATAACAGAGTTGCCAGTAGGGCAACCAGTCAAACAAAATGCGCAAGTGCAGACACAAGCTCTCTGCACACCTGCACGTACGTCCGCTGGCTGTCACGCAAATCACGTATTGAAGAAGTGTCGCGGGAAGACGAATAAATAGGTAGAGCTAGATAGCACGCGTGTGGAAATGTCGGATATAAAGAAGCGGGTACTCAGCCGGACAGACACATCAAAACACACCGACAGACGCAAACCCtccaagagagaggaaagggtAGAGATaacaagaaacaagaagaacggcgtgtgaaacagagaaggtAGAGTGAACTACGAGCAAAGGGGCAAGATCGAAAGCTGCTTATTGGTTAAAACGAACACGATCTTTACCTGAGCAGTCGACGCTTCCTAGATTCCCGAATTTCATGAGCTCCTGACGGTGATTGTCTAGAATCTCAGGGACCTTCCTGGGTACGCAAAAGGGCAACATAGGCTCCATGCGAGTCTGCCTCACTGAAACCACGCCAAATAGCCACTTTCTAGCCGTAATGACACAAGGTCAGTTGCCTACCGGGCTGCGAACATGGCAGCCGCCAAACTCAAACGAAACGCTACTGAGAGGGTTCATCTGTCTTCCTAACTGCAGCGTATAGTAAGAACACCACCAACATCTAAGGACCAGGCACAGCATGATTCCACAAGAATTCGCGGGAGACTCGAAATGTTCAATGACCTCTGCTTCATCACGCAAAAGCGACGGAGCTGCCAAGGCGAGGAAATGCATTCGcaggaaagagcgacgaagtATCAGTGCTAAGCCGCGATACGCTTGAAGACGTTTGAGCACCTACcatttcttgttttctggCCATCGGCAAAGAACAATCCACGGACTGCCGCCAAACATGACTTCTGCAAAGGTGGAGCGACAGGGAATGGAACAGACCTTTTGCAAAGTGTGAATGCTTTTCTTGAATCACGAAAGCCAGTAAACATGTGAAAGCACCACGCACGAGCACGTTCGCCAACACTTCGCCGACGCTTCACAGTGAGCCCCATCATCCAAGTACGTGGGTTCACTTCCATGTTTTGTGCATCGAGCCACGAGATCTGTTCGCAAAAGACCGACTGCAGTCTCATGCTGATGAGCCTTGGCTTCCGAGCACCAACCCTCTGACAATCGATCGAGTGTGCCGGAGAACATGTGCAACTCGAGGGGGCAAACTTTCCTCTGAGAGCACTCTGCAGTTCAAAAATCAAACCCTGACGCTTGGCGTCCTGACACAGTTAATATTCTTCCATTCAGCAAATCGCCACAAACTGGGAAGAAGTGACTGCAGGCCGGCGCGTCATTCGTTGCATCTCTGCGAAGATGTCGCAGACCCCAGAAGCCCACGCGATCCAGGGCGACAGCCCAGCCTCCGTTCTTCGAACGCGCTGCATCTGATTTCACCGCTGGCACAAGGGGGGGACAGCGTGGGATACGCCATTGCAGTTGGTGTTTTCCATGTTCGTTCACACATAGAACGTACCCTTAAGGCGCTCCGTGTCTGTAACGTCAATGTTCCGGAAGCCGAAATTCAAATCTAGATACGCCCGATAAATTGCCTGCGGAGCAAACAAAGCTACACAGCCTCCCCTTTTCGAACAGCGCAGTTCTTCCACGGTGTGCACACCTGCAGTGCACTTGAAAGGAACGCTCCCGGTACAGTTCATTCGATATCAAAAATAAGCTCAGTGTGCCACGCCCGCGCCTATTCAAGGACGTAGGCAGTGGTCAACCCGGCAGGTTGACACAAGGAAAGTGGGCAAAAACACCGAGGGAGTCGTCGAGAGGCTAACAAGCTGAACAGCACACACGCATCCCGATACATCTCTGATTCCGGTGTCGGTGCGTGTTGCAAAAGACGCAAAACAGTTAGTAAACAGAGACAGTTGCCCATGGAGATGCATACACAAGTATAGAAGTGCATACTCGGGGTAAAAAAAAAGAGATCTGAAAATACAGATCAACACGTAGTCTCCTTCATGCCTCACCTGTGTGATGCCGGCGATGATTACGAATGCCACAGCAGCGACTGCAGACAAAGCCGACATTGAAAATCAACTGTAAACTCAGAAGTGGTTTCCAGTGCACTGCCGGGTTTCCCGCGAGTTAACTGGATCCGACACAAAACCACCACGCCTGTTAATTCTTTTGCTTTTGTCTTGTTGGCTGTTCCCGTGCGCTCGCACACACTCGCCTAATAAAAGGGTGTGACTACTCCTGTACACCAGTTTAATCAGTAAATATACTTGCAAAAAATACATATAAATCAGACAACTACAGTTTGCCTGTGTGCACGGGCACAAAATAGAGAAAGAGTTTGTCTCCCCCGAACAGTTCCCCAAACCCTGGGCCCTGCCAAGAGTACCACAGAAATCTACATCGAGATACGAGGCTGTACTTATGTACCAATGAAGCAGCTTGCGGAGCGTAGCATAAAAATGCCAAAGACGCTGAGCATTAGTCGCCTACTTGTTAGTCTCTGTTTCCAGACGTTTTCTTCTACGTTGTTGCGATACCGGCGTACGCCGGTTTCGGCGAAGACGTCTCTCCAAAATTTGTCGTTCCTTCTGCGAGCTTCTTGAACTCTTCTGGCGCGTTCTGGATCTTCAGTTGGAGCGTCGGAAACCTGCTCAGTTTGCGTAGGCTCCTTCGGTGACGGATCACGGGGACATACCGCCATCGTTTCGGCCATTCTTCCTGGGTTAGGCAAGCGGAATAAATGCGCAAAACATACCTAATTGCTCTCCACGGAGAACGAGCCACTTTCAAAACATGGCCAAGAAAATGGTGGTAGGCATCGAATTTTAAAACGGGACTTGGAACGGGAACGAAATGACCAGAGACGGATGGCGCTTGACTGTCCCGTTCAAAACTTGGATCAGCCCGGAAGTCACGGAAGGCTCAAAGAAACAGGGGAAAAGCGACAATGACTGCGAATGTAAAAACCGTTAAAAAGGTCGGCGTTATATGTAGTGGCAGTCTGCCGGTTCTCTTCTtggaaagaagcgacggtTGAAGTTTGATGGAAACGCCGTCGCCAGCGCGCTCACCCGACTGCGTCGCATGCACCGTGCCGCTGGGTGGGAAGATGACGCATCTGTTCGCTCGCGTGGCTCTTTGACAATATCTATTCATCTGAAGGGGAAAGGCAATCCTTTGTTACCTCTGTTTTGAGAAACAAATCCGTCTAATGACTTATTCACACGTGAGGCCGCTGCTCTGAAGAGTCCGGTCGCCCCGGGCTAAGCAGACCCCGTGCAACCCGGCAAACTGGTTTCCAGTTTTCGATTTTTGTTGCCGCAGTTTTGTTGGTAGAAGATATCTGCTTCAGCCGTTCAGTAAAAAACATGTGCAGCTTCATCGGTTTAGCAAGAATATTGGATTCCATAGGCGGGTGAGGGCCAAGAAGCGACTAGTGAGCGGCTGTCTCTAAGAAGCTGTCCTGCAGATTTTTCCCAGTGcgtcgaaaaaaaggagCAAGCATGCAAGGGATGTAAGGTAATTTTTTTCCGTAAACATGGTAGTGAAAGCTCATATTTTTCACTGGAGAACATAGAGCATGCTGTGAGCTGCCAAAAAAAATCcgcggcaaaagccaccaCTTCACCGAGAACCTAGCGTAGCACGCGGCGGCAAATCGACCCCGGTCAGAGCTCATACGTGCTTGAGAATACATACGTTTCTGTTGCCTTCTGCTCAGCAGTTTGACTTCAATGGATTGGAATGGCTCCCCTTTCCTTAGCGGACAAGGCAGTTCTGCATCAACTCACGATAACAGAACTGGGGATGTATATCACGGCTGTTTAACCGGCTGATCTTGCATAATCTGTCGGAACGCGGCACGAAAGGACATTTattgtttttctcttgcaaCCAACAGTTGGTCGTGTTTTGTTTTGGCCGTAACAAGGAACTCTGTCGTTGGTACGCGGTCGACATTCCGTTTTCTGAAGTTCGTGGATAGCACAGTGATGGGTGGCTCGTCGGCCTATCCGTGTGGCAGTTGATATCTACATCGCATTGACATTCTGTCACTTAACAGTGGCCTGTACAAACGAGATACCGAGACTTTACTTCCGTACAGACCAAACATGAAAAAGGCCAGCGGTTCGTGGATAAGCTGATGTGGTCAGCCGGAGTTTTAGATCACTGTACGAGGATTCGTACGCGGCAGGTGTTAGACAAATACCGTTATGATTTCAAATATCAATAAGAGAAATATGCTGCACCGATGTAACTTGTGCACCAGTTTTATGTTTCGACGAAGCTTGGACACTGTCGAGCCGATTCTCTTTGCTGCTGCGCTCGAGACGGTATCTGATAGCGCGGGCGGACGATTCATGCGCCACAGTATATTCCTCTCGGAAGTGATTTCTACTGCTCATTATGAAAGGTGTTATATACTGTGCACGTCGGTGTCGGGTCACTAGACTCAAAAACACCCGTTTTCCGAAGGTCGCGTTATTCGTGCGACGTGTTAAAAGCACCGTACATGCCCTTGAACACGCAGTCCTGTGTTTGTCCAGATCAGGGACGAAAAAAGCCTGCTCTTATGCACGTTTATTGTGTACTGTCGCTACATGGCATGTCGACCGTTTGCAATGTGGAGGATCTTGAATGGCACTGCAGAACTTCGTGGAAACATTACTACATTATATGCCCTTCACTGGTTG
Protein-coding regions in this window:
- a CDS encoding hypothetical protein (encoded by transcript TGME49_226580~Predicted trans-membrane domain (TMHMM2.0):72-95) yields the protein MAETMAVCPRDPSPKEPTQTEQVSDAPTEDPERARRVQEARRRNDKFWRDVFAETGVRRYRNNVEENVWKQRLTIAAVAFVIIAGITQAIYRAYLDLNFGFRNIDVTDTERLKEVMFGGSPWIVLCRWPENKKWKVPEILDNHRQELMKFGNLGSVDCSASLPSGAKFSERFRIPSSTEAMVITNGKAPRILNVWALKNWENLSSFLQKNTKVEVRNVEENISFTKNCLFPPGSRCIMFARKGGFTPETKNKVIAGSVGKKGKTRKLKVITVDTGKYEVTGIDLGAKSFYATKVACVGNISPPPTPEAKKKKDVSKDTFIYSVYEGEFTNSRALLEFAEACISSKEGHEGFRHLAKPPVLRRNSFANAGSSAGKKKQKSQ